One Cryptomeria japonica chromosome 9, Sugi_1.0, whole genome shotgun sequence genomic window carries:
- the LOC131858519 gene encoding replication protein A 70 kDa DNA-binding subunit A-like: MASSAATSEPIEHCTIDSSAKTQEYAPAPFVIQSINAGDDLPSTLLQVLSFQKMQNNTDDTDRHKLVLSEGTYMQTIVILSLEVKQSDCPFFGKPVYLFKEQQPEIMSEDRPSTSKRSLQFATELPSPQTTTSENKSPIKTLNPYQNKWTIKGRVTHKCPIKAYSTTTKNSHVFSFDIVDCEGYEIRVTSFDEIAQLHSNYVDVGSHYIISKGSIKEANARYNKLNSHLEIISSNASILKRCSNKEQADQQRPLFTPISELFHLTNNMLVDIIGLVL, from the exons atgGCATCTTCAGCAGCCACCTCTGAACCGATAGAGCACTGCACAATTGATAGTTCG GCAAAAACCCAAGAATATGCCCCTGCCCCTTTTGTGattcaatctatcaatgctggGGATGACCTTCCTTCAACATTGCTACAAGTTTTGTCATTTCAGAAAATGCAGAACAACACAGATGATACTGACAGACATAAATTAGTGTTATCTGAGGGCACATACATGCA GACTATTGTAATACTTAGTCTGGAAGTGAAACAAAGTGATTGCCCATTCTTTGGTAAACCAGTATACCtattcaaagaacaacaaccagaaaTAATGTCTGAGGATAGACCATCAACATCTAAACGATCTCTTCAGTTTGCCACTGAATTGCCATCCCCACAAACAACAACTTCTGAAAATAAAAGCCctatcaaaactttgaatccataccaaaataaatggacaatcaaAGGGAGAGTTACTCATAAATGCCCTATTAAGGCATATAGCACAACCACAAAAAATAGCCATgtgtttagctttgacattgttgaCTGTGAGGGTTATGAAATTAGAGTCACATCTTTTGATGAAATAGCTCAGTTACACTCTAACTATGTGGACGTAGGTtcacattatattatttcaaaggGATCCATCAAGGAGGCAAATGCGAGGTACAACAAACTAAATAGTCATTTAGAAATCATCTCGTCTAATGCATCCATACTGAAACGCTGCAGCAACAAAGAACAAGCAGATCAACAACGTCCTCTTTTCACGCCCATTAGTGAATTGTTTCATCTAACAAATAACATGTTGGTTGACATAATTGGCCTTGTTTTATAA